In one Sphingomonas sp. S1-29 genomic region, the following are encoded:
- the typA gene encoding translational GTPase TypA has protein sequence MNLRNVAIIAHVDHGKTTLVDQLFRQSGTFRDNQRVEERAMDSNDLEKERGITILAKCTSVEWEGTRINIVDTPGHADFGGEVERILSMVDGVILLVDSSEGAMPQTKFVTGKALALGLKPIVVVNKIDRADERTQEVLDEVFDLFVSLDANDDQLDFPVLFASGRNGYASDDPLSREGTLTPLFQKIVDHVPPPSADPDGPFKFLVTLLDRDNFLGRILTGLVFSGSIKTNMAIHSLDNDGTIVETGRASKIMSFRGLERVPVDEANAGDIISIAGLTTTTVSNTICDPSVSEPLHAQPIDPPTLSMRFAVNDSPMAGREGTKVTSRMIRDRLLREGESNVAIKVTEAEDKDSFEVAGRGELQLGVLIETMRREGFELSISRPRVLFQDGDAGLEEPYETVIIDVDDEYSGTVVEKMAIRKAEMTDMRPSGGGKTRITFSAPSRGMIGYHGEFLSDTRGTGIMNRLFEKYGPHKGKIEGRKNGVLISNGAGEAVAYALGPLEERGILMVSPGEPLYEGMIIGENAKPDDLEVNPMKSKALTNFRSTGKDDAIRLTPPKRLTLEQAIAYIDDDELVEVTPKSIRLRKRHLDPNERKRASRSKAA, from the coding sequence ATGAACCTGCGCAACGTGGCGATCATCGCCCACGTCGATCACGGCAAAACCACGCTAGTCGATCAACTCTTCCGCCAGTCGGGCACGTTTCGAGACAATCAGCGCGTCGAGGAGCGCGCGATGGATTCGAACGACCTCGAAAAGGAGCGCGGGATCACCATTCTCGCCAAGTGCACCTCGGTCGAGTGGGAAGGCACGCGGATCAACATCGTCGACACCCCGGGCCACGCCGATTTCGGCGGCGAGGTCGAGCGGATCCTGTCGATGGTCGACGGCGTCATCCTGCTGGTCGATTCGTCCGAGGGCGCGATGCCGCAGACGAAGTTCGTGACCGGCAAGGCGCTGGCGCTCGGCCTCAAGCCGATCGTCGTCGTCAACAAGATCGATCGCGCCGACGAACGCACGCAGGAAGTGCTCGACGAGGTCTTCGACCTGTTCGTCAGCCTCGATGCCAATGACGACCAGCTCGATTTCCCGGTGTTGTTCGCCAGCGGCCGCAACGGCTATGCCAGCGACGATCCCTTGTCGCGCGAAGGCACGCTGACCCCGCTGTTCCAGAAGATCGTCGATCACGTGCCGCCGCCCTCGGCCGATCCCGACGGCCCGTTCAAGTTCCTGGTGACCTTGCTCGACCGCGACAATTTCCTTGGCCGCATCCTTACCGGCCTGGTCTTTTCGGGTTCGATCAAGACCAACATGGCGATCCACTCGCTCGACAACGACGGCACGATCGTCGAGACCGGGCGCGCGTCGAAGATCATGTCGTTCCGCGGGCTCGAGCGCGTGCCGGTCGACGAGGCTAATGCAGGCGACATCATCTCGATCGCCGGCCTGACCACCACGACGGTGTCGAACACGATCTGCGACCCTTCGGTCAGCGAACCGCTGCACGCGCAGCCGATCGATCCGCCGACGCTGTCGATGCGCTTTGCGGTCAACGATTCGCCGATGGCGGGTCGCGAGGGCACCAAGGTGACGTCGCGCATGATCCGCGACCGTCTGCTTCGCGAAGGCGAATCGAACGTCGCGATCAAGGTGACCGAAGCCGAGGACAAGGACAGCTTTGAAGTCGCCGGCCGCGGCGAGCTTCAGCTCGGCGTGTTGATCGAGACGATGCGCCGTGAGGGTTTCGAGCTGAGCATCAGCCGCCCGCGCGTGCTGTTCCAGGACGGCGACGCCGGCCTCGAAGAGCCATATGAGACTGTCATCATCGACGTCGATGATGAATATTCGGGCACGGTCGTCGAGAAGATGGCGATCCGCAAGGCCGAGATGACCGACATGCGCCCCTCGGGCGGCGGCAAGACCCGCATCACCTTCTCGGCGCCGAGCCGCGGGATGATCGGCTATCATGGCGAATTCCTGTCGGACACGCGCGGCACCGGGATCATGAACCGGCTGTTCGAGAAATATGGCCCGCACAAGGGCAAGATCGAAGGCCGCAAGAATGGCGTGCTGATCTCGAACGGCGCGGGCGAGGCGGTTGCCTATGCTTTGGGGCCGCTCGAAGAGCGCGGCATCCTGATGGTCTCGCCGGGCGAGCCGCTGTATGAAGGCATGATCATCGGCGAGAATGCCAAGCCCGACGATCTCGAAGTCAATCCGATGAAGTCGAAGGCGCTGACGAACTTCCGTTCGACCGGCAAGGACGACGCGATCCGGCTGACCCCGCCCAAGCGGCTGACGCTCGAGCAGGCGATCGCCTATATCGACGATGACGAGCTGGTCGAAGTGACGCCCAAGTCGATCCGGCTGCGCAAGCGCCACCTCGACCCCAATGAGCGCAAGCGCGCGAGCCGTTCGAAGGCTGCGTAA
- a CDS encoding toxic anion resistance protein: protein MATQTATAEPTLTLTPPEPVPVVTAAKAAGLVPVDDAKKSELEARVDGFIDDLIAQDVNSPEFGKRVDAIGAMGNREIREAAGQSNRFLDRPVRAMDQESGVGADLAQLRRLIEDLDPGKQGNLTAPKKLFGILPFGNKMRDYFDSYKSSQTHISSILKSLASGKDELLMDNAAIDTERANLWSAMGRLEQMIHLSKVMDAKLEAKAAELDHSDPAKAKALRESALFYARQRTQDLLTQMAVSVQGYLALDLVKKNNVELVKGVDRASTTTVSALRTAVTVAQALTNQKLVLDQITALNTTTANIIDSTGTLLKSQTATIHEQAASSTIPVETLQRAFQNIYDTMDAIDSFKLKALGSMKTTVDTLSTEVERSRGYIARAEGASQNAGAADSAFKLEAM from the coding sequence ATGGCGACCCAAACCGCGACTGCCGAACCGACGCTGACGCTGACGCCTCCCGAGCCGGTGCCGGTGGTGACCGCCGCCAAGGCCGCGGGGCTGGTGCCGGTCGACGATGCCAAAAAGTCCGAGCTCGAGGCGCGGGTCGACGGCTTTATCGACGACCTGATCGCGCAGGACGTCAATTCGCCCGAATTCGGCAAGCGAGTCGATGCGATCGGCGCGATGGGCAATCGCGAGATTCGCGAGGCGGCGGGGCAATCGAACCGATTCCTCGACCGCCCGGTGCGCGCGATGGACCAGGAAAGCGGCGTCGGCGCCGACCTGGCGCAGCTGCGCCGGCTGATCGAGGATCTCGATCCCGGCAAGCAGGGCAATCTCACCGCGCCCAAGAAGCTGTTCGGCATCCTGCCCTTCGGCAACAAGATGCGCGACTATTTCGACAGCTATAAGAGCTCGCAGACGCATATCTCGTCGATCCTGAAGTCGCTTGCCTCGGGCAAGGACGAGCTGCTGATGGACAATGCCGCGATCGACACCGAACGCGCCAATCTGTGGAGCGCGATGGGGCGGCTCGAACAGATGATCCATCTGTCGAAGGTGATGGACGCCAAGCTCGAGGCCAAGGCCGCCGAACTCGACCATAGCGATCCCGCCAAGGCCAAGGCTTTACGTGAAAGTGCCTTGTTCTACGCGCGCCAGCGGACGCAGGATTTGCTGACGCAGATGGCGGTGAGCGTGCAGGGTTATCTCGCGCTCGATCTGGTCAAGAAGAACAATGTCGAGCTGGTAAAGGGCGTCGATCGCGCGAGCACCACCACGGTCTCGGCGCTGCGTACCGCGGTGACCGTCGCGCAGGCGCTGACCAATCAGAAACTGGTGCTCGACCAGATCACCGCGCTCAATACGACGACCGCCAACATCATCGATTCGACCGGAACCCTGCTCAAATCGCAGACCGCGACGATCCATGAACAGGCGGCGTCGTCGACGATTCCCGTCGAGACGCTCCAGCGTGCGTTCCAGAATATCTATGACACGATGGACGCGATCGATAGCTTCAAGCTGAAGGCGCTGGGCAGCATGAAGACCACCGTCGACACGCTCTCGACCGAGGTCGAGCGCTCGCGCGGCTATATCGCGCGCGCCGAGGGTGCGTCGCAAAATGCGGGTGCGGCCGACAGCGCGTTCAAGCTGGAGGCGATGTGA
- a CDS encoding 3'(2'),5'-bisphosphate nucleotidase CysQ has protein sequence MIEGLAPRIGEIVAEAGALAMARFGTPMDQWEKSPGQLVCELDLAVNSLLRDRLMALLPDAGWLSEETADNEDRLGRRRLWVVDPIDGTRDYLRGRPGWCVSVALVEDGQPVVGVLAAPARGEHWHAAVGQGAFQGTDRLAASDHATLSGARVPADVLPKADRDFVTVAKPNSIALRMAMVAAGQADLLATLRWGNEWDIAAAVLLAREAGAAVTDATGAALSFNTPRARAFGVLTTAPAIHAAAVARLRERAASSS, from the coding sequence GTGATTGAGGGCCTGGCCCCCCGGATCGGCGAGATCGTGGCCGAGGCCGGCGCGCTGGCGATGGCGCGGTTCGGCACGCCGATGGACCAGTGGGAAAAATCTCCCGGCCAGTTGGTGTGCGAGCTCGACCTGGCGGTGAACAGCTTGCTGCGCGACCGGCTGATGGCGTTGCTGCCCGATGCCGGCTGGCTGTCGGAGGAGACCGCCGACAACGAGGATCGGCTGGGACGGCGGCGGCTATGGGTGGTCGATCCGATCGACGGCACGCGCGATTATCTGCGCGGGCGGCCCGGGTGGTGCGTATCGGTGGCGCTGGTCGAGGATGGCCAGCCGGTGGTTGGGGTGCTTGCGGCACCCGCGCGCGGCGAACATTGGCATGCGGCAGTAGGGCAGGGGGCGTTCCAAGGCACCGATCGACTGGCGGCCAGCGATCACGCAACGCTCAGCGGCGCGCGCGTGCCCGCCGATGTGCTCCCCAAGGCCGATCGCGACTTCGTGACGGTGGCCAAGCCCAATTCGATCGCGCTGCGGATGGCGATGGTCGCGGCGGGGCAGGCCGATCTGCTCGCGACGCTGCGCTGGGGCAATGAATGGGACATCGCCGCCGCGGTGTTGCTGGCGCGCGAGGCGGGGGCGGCGGTGACCGACGCGACCGGCGCCGCATTGTCGTTCAACACCCCCCGCGCGCGCGCCTTCGGGGTACTGACGACCGCGCCCGCGATCCACGCGGCGGCGGTGGCACGCTTACGCGAGCGGGCAGCTTCTTCTTCTTAG